From one Bacteroidota bacterium genomic stretch:
- a CDS encoding HipA domain-containing protein has translation MKDSEPKLLIFNSPLSINVCPGTLGEGFETYSPSCLRKLFYGKTVSHILTMPSPQKNEDTLAEFLENMKRISVSGFQTKISMVMDKNVLRLTHENEQGTHILKPIPSLLKKAKEVPANEHLTMQIAKQVYGINTADNALIFFNDGEPAYITRRFDLPASKAGAKVANEKTKWGQEDFASLSEKTTLNSSEKYESSYEELGILMQKFVPAWRVEIEKYFSLVVFNFLFSNGDAHLKNFSLLESSKGDYLLSPAYDLVNTRLHVDDSDFALSKGLFADDFKSNEYKKNNHPCKKDFIEFAKRIGVIESRVEKLLSPFFENQNGVEKLVSHSFLSEPNKRGYLLMYQTKKNYLTA, from the coding sequence ATGAAAGACTCTGAACCAAAATTATTAATTTTCAATTCTCCATTGTCAATTAACGTTTGCCCCGGTACGTTAGGTGAAGGGTTTGAAACATACAGCCCATCATGTCTTCGCAAATTGTTTTACGGAAAAACAGTTAGCCATATTCTCACTATGCCGTCACCTCAAAAAAATGAAGATACCTTGGCTGAGTTTCTTGAAAACATGAAACGGATTTCTGTTTCAGGATTTCAAACCAAAATAAGTATGGTGATGGATAAAAATGTTCTGCGATTAACTCACGAAAATGAACAAGGAACACATATATTAAAACCAATACCTTCATTGCTGAAAAAAGCAAAAGAAGTTCCAGCCAACGAACATTTAACTATGCAAATTGCGAAGCAGGTTTATGGAATCAACACTGCAGATAATGCTTTGATATTTTTTAATGACGGAGAACCAGCATACATCACCCGAAGATTTGACCTGCCTGCCAGTAAGGCAGGTGCTAAAGTCGCAAACGAAAAAACAAAGTGGGGACAGGAAGATTTTGCTTCGCTGTCGGAAAAAACAACTTTGAATTCAAGTGAGAAATATGAATCCAGTTATGAGGAATTGGGAATACTAATGCAAAAGTTTGTGCCCGCATGGCGAGTTGAAATAGAAAAATATTTTTCATTGGTTGTGTTCAATTTTTTATTTTCAAATGGGGATGCACATTTGAAAAACTTTTCATTACTTGAATCTTCAAAGGGAGATTATTTATTAAGCCCAGCGTATGATTTGGTGAACACTAGATTGCATGTAGATGATTCTGATTTCGCTTTAAGCAAAGGACTTTTTGCGGATGACTTTAAAAGTAATGAATACAAAAAGAACAACCACCCCTGCAAAAAAGATTTTATAGAGTTCGCTAAAAGAATTGGAGTTATAGAAAGCAGAGTTGAAAAATTGCTTTCTCCATTTTTTGAGAATCAAAATGGTGTAGAAAAATTGGTAAGCCATTCTTTTTTGAGTGAGCCAAACAAGCGAGGATATTTGTTGATGTATCAAACAAAGAAAAATTATTTAACTGCATAA
- a CDS encoding four helix bundle protein, with product MKENLIKDKSFAFAIRVVNLYKFLSVEKKEFALSKQLLRSGTSIGAMDRESEHAESKADIIHKLSITLKEANETEYWMELLYQTWFIEKSQCDSIINDLTEIIRLLQNKDE from the coding sequence GTGAAAGAGAATTTGATAAAAGACAAGAGTTTTGCGTTTGCAATTAGGGTTGTAAACCTTTATAAATTTCTTTCAGTTGAAAAGAAAGAGTTTGCGTTGTCAAAACAATTGCTTCGTTCAGGAACTTCAATTGGTGCAATGGATAGAGAATCGGAGCATGCGGAAAGTAAAGCAGACATTATTCATAAACTTTCCATTACATTGAAAGAAGCAAATGAAACTGAATACTGGATGGAATTATTATATCAAACATGGTTTATAGAAAAGTCTCAATGCGATTCAATAATAAATGACCTGACTGAAATAATTCGATTACTTCAAAACAAAGATGAGTAA